In Anopheles gambiae chromosome 2, idAnoGambNW_F1_1, whole genome shotgun sequence, a single window of DNA contains:
- the LOC1281389 gene encoding E3 ubiquitin-protein ligase hyd isoform X2: MSTLHFVVHPLPGTEDQLNDRIRDVADKINKYGVQTLPGLQSLKVPVKQIVIGPAHLGILLEDGRAFRVAFSIIPERLDLSKQDASKAGGTGGGGGGGGGGGGGGGGGGGGGGGGAGGGGSGGGGGNQSSNQSNNNSKSTPTSRQCRSRARIMRTSSSVRAGSGSQASGSRSTGVIMGGGSSGSRSIVSVPAPFVPEELVAQAQVVLQGKSRNLIIRELQRTNLDVNLAVNNLLSRDDEGGDDTEEGSDNYVAEDLISLLDGGFHPDNSVIIDAEAMFTDDVFGFSNIRNRARSERNQNNSSSAGGSGGSGGAAGSAGNSNDGTPSGSRSGGGTQSGPGSGAGSSAVIAGGGQSGSSGGGGAGGGPSGVSGGSGLSSAEREGFGRWRDRQYFGPRRWFQGGREDVWEKEAGDSKKKDYSSGYPLWVSDEMEPWPEKEHPVRFTEIASLYSEFIGVTARGELHQWRWADAEPYRSSDAASVHHPKTIPLNLLYEKVTHISATLIRCSVATESGRIATWMDELLGYAGNKLEHVATNYPEFALDRIVSLHTCTLYTVARTESGELFWWGVLPFGQRKRLWDKYQAKAKKPIRPSVNAPEVTVGAQVCMKSCPMYQHGAIGFTISNGVPKVGQLMNAAWDLTKVCRFKLLSMSTLSQQLAASTQGGSTGSGSGSGGGGGGLGSSSTPGSCGIAGSLGSGSNAGGTGSQNASAGVAGGLGGLFEKDSKGGGGAGGASGSSSGSAGVSSSKQGAGNNKESADRIDMPPPPSPASSTCSDTGSVTNSHKRPKRMTLKEEPDPKKDEEQWLLKDVIFVEDVRSVPIGRVLKVDGDYAAVKFPPPPGASTSSSSGSNSKDKFDDIEAWQDCRLLRKDDLQVIKSAATPRVPDCFQKIPRRIVLNPSAAASSGGSDAAAGGGGGTSQLLTIAVDPKGIHGIMKTANNRLHYSLFNLNTGRQEQDSAFPTDIGSFLGASMQDVSLTCAGDSSDSVLLLRDGNNTIYPMAKDCMDAIRDPSWLDLPPIKCIAAASLTLPSVGVNLKSQVALVVLAPEQQLLMAKILRCDIEGVRQLLAHIAADGPDQMRGTLAAILAEHTDGNRNIIHACISMCSPTSNREPEFAASGSNGNGGGGSSNGGGSAAGGNNSGLESINVITNTMIGNRPVSIREIMRRNVSNRELESSSSGGGGGGGAGAIVSNNVQGGGLAVPGAAGSGDDQQPVIGGNSMPVVYWPPEYDPASGDEDSLGGLNNAMGSQQQQQAGGAAGGSQQAAALYTAQKSLAAIPEAYVSDANERRQNAQLVLQLLCESPVLQPHLRALLSAKDAQGQTPFMLAVTCRAYQAGLTVFKAVQKIANGDDAVRDSMIFPPGSSPDQSPLGILCCNDTCSFTWTGADHINQDIFECRTCGLTGSLCCCTECAKVCHKGHDCKLKRTSPTAYCDCWEKCKCKALIAGNQAKRHDLLCKMATETDLVTRFNSRGESILLFLIQTVGRQMVEQRQYRATSRVRSTSSGNARKTPNLEPDNEMPEHNLEPPRFARKALDRLLNDWPAVRAMIMTGAENEKPIVPNANQQPFYDDDNQQVYLQSQSGTSLLDKFTHSLIVRCSSDPLEKLLMTLVHELQNESIPGRAEEAQKVARRFVRSVARVYVIFSIERFQNPEKQRNSTTQTKHLQAYRRVFTALFKFAIEELVEIADALITPVRLGVVKPIAPFNLSSNNIDSTDELFSVEPLAPPTNRANAGGIAQIANTTASVHLGVDPLDSERSSSGFISRINIRLGDIEDNNDADALVQDDGETSEQEDMAEREQPPPRRSSSLRPVASAASMNAEDESQDLLRSEENAQGESDNEFNFHEPETDSDSDDNQSTQDAQRSVQTGATAGSDTGLNSLLFDNEDDSGDSTQPDDEGSEDGESDDQSTVDFNLNDDQLERRQTPGGNQRNNLAPQSMQWAIRSRETTAPERVRLTTGSSNMVFIDPSSLRRSTAAVTTAQQQESPTMTTTASALARAFGIILRQISDLIGMLPTSITGSASVLDVTHQDAVQLQMYVEKRLKLTWEWILTVMEATEAQLRFGASLTDSTDPSHPLHPLNIPTSSSTSDAAPSALIGVTAGRSRATISTLGTATTARSLGFADNDRSAREGGSSMTADSEASRRDFLTYCLSLMRAHNSEHRDSLPVLDVTALRHVAYVLDAILFYMRATNDCDLDRTTTGSNVWDDQDENENEEAEEDITNSIVMDSDSVDEDVLSRPSLGRRHSFFQRSDSTLCLGCPAPDPFNTPLTEALPLADQPHRLQPTAKREDLFGMPKWPITLAPGGSGTPNPNTACSSEGGACSATNLELPPVRLSLSSSIRHEMSSSSSGSGAAAASATATGIVIDPTEALYSDAQQQQQQQQNQPSTTGQESSVAFISGGITQSSSPPNTDSRVRVEISLPVGIFQAAASGSATVGNGSSNKQQEMDASGSGPAAAAAAKSGGGETHSPKPPPPPPPPSGGSSSSGAGGSSAAASSSAASFSEVYYKKSRLFYLKSNNKYSEESDVDEVSISSDEPQDLSQSSIKIDVDTDQDHDELSESDSEDSRQHSSTSTAKRQKLDDGGSDAGGGGDEATAALSMSLQQQQQQGSEQHQQQQTPQQQQQQQQESASAIRPPIIVTRRKVATTAAGGSASLDGSSVVLGQGSGAADVAMPGEQQIVAVAASSSSSGPSVSFANPLVTIGNAPAGTSPGKSVIVRAGPSSTVFAAGTIGGSGSSSNSVDLIQSAEAMDIQEISAHVTVETTPNVLPAALQPEMPPRGIYLRGSSAMSSSILSDILLGRWRLSLILFARVFLEDVGVEPGSVIYELNGFPVKETKFRRYMEKLRCTTQKDLTLLKMERNRAALLTQTFKELNGLYNNRRVQQPLVFNRVKVTFKDEPGEGSGVARSFYTAIAEALLANEKLPPLDAAQTPSKYGAGPFNSMLRHRGSGGGGSGGSAGSSNAGAGVGGGVVGGSSSIQQGSGAGGSSSSRRGLSSKQPLWRPNRESRKTLNYDARPFRPGNEQGAAGGGGSSGAGSGGGGASPPTLLNVGDIFSVQQQQLGERLYPKVQQQHPNNAAKITGMLLELPPTQVLHLLASDENLRQRIGEAVEIIVQRQRLEMDNLSNGGASGQSASTAAAAAGTGGAAAQGVSSSLGGSVSLAGSGSSASGSSGTSGAAGTTGDQGGVAGSGGGVTGSNSSSSGGGYGSMAGQGGGSTPALAKKCTPVLLLEDCQMDAPLFYTPGKRGFYSPRQGYPSSERMNAFRNVGRLIGLCLLQNELFPLFLQRHVLKFILGRQIRFHDLAFFDPVVYESLRQLIKDSQTKTGISILQSLEINFVIDLMVEEGSGTVELVPGGRDIQVNENNVYDYVRKYAEYRMIKTQEKALEAIRSGVFDVLPDTALDQLTAEDLRLLLNGVGDIHVATLISYTAFNDESNEPSEKLTKFKRWLWNVVEKMSNLERQDLVYFWTGSPALPASEEGFQPMPSVTIRPADDSHLPTANTCISRLYIPLYSSKAVLRHKLLLAIKTKNFGFV, encoded by the exons ATGTCGACGCTACACTTCGTCGTCCATCCGCTGCCAGGCACAGAGGATCAACTAAACGACAG AATACGAGACGTGGCCgataaaatcaacaaatatGGCGTACAGACGCTACCCGGGCTGCAGTCGCTGAAGGTCCCAGTGAAGCAGATCGTCATCGGGCCGGCACACCTCGGCATCCTGCTCGAGGATGGGCGCGCCTTCCGAGTGGCCTTTTCCATCATACCCGAGCGGTTGGATCTCAGCAAGCAGGACGCCTCGAAGGCCGGCGgaaccggcggcggcggcggcggaggtggtggtggaggtggcggcggaggaggaggtggaggaggcggcggcggaggtgccggtggtggtggtagcggcggtggcggcggcaacCAATCGTCCAATCAGTCAAACAACAACTCCAAAAGCACGCCTACCTCGCGGCAGTGCCGGTCGCGCGCGCGCATCATGCGCACGAGCAGCTCGGTACGGGCCGGCAGTGGCTCGCAAGCGTCCGGCTCGCGCAGCACCGGCGTCATCATGGGTGGCGGATCGTCCGGCAGCCGGTCGATCGTGTCCGTGCCGGCACCGTTCGTGCCGGAGGAGCTGGTCGCTCAGGCGCAGGTGGTGCTGCAGGGCAAGAGCCGCAATCTGATCATTCGCGAGCTGCAGCGCACCAATCTGGACGTGAATCTGGCGGTGAACAATCTGCTCTCGCGCGACGACGAGGGCGGCGACGACACGGAGGAGGGCAGCGATAACTATGTGGCCGAGGATTTGATCTCCCTGCTGGACGGTGGCTTCCATCCGGATAACAGCGTCATCATCGACGCGGAAGCGATGTTCACCGACGATGTGTTTGGATTCTCCAACATTCGAAA CCGTGCCCGTAGTGAACGCAATCAAAACAATTCATCGTCCGCCGGCGGCAGTGGTGGATCGGGCGGAGCGGCCGGCTCGGCCGGTAACAGCAACGACGGCACCCCGTCCGGCAGTCGCTCGGGCGGCGGTACCCAGTCCGGGCCGGGCAGTGGAGCCGGTTCGTCGGCCGTCATTGCGGGCGGTGGCCAGTCCGGTTCgtccggcggtggcggcgccGGCGGTGGACCCTCGGGCGTGTCCGGCGGCTCCGGGCTGAGCAGTGCCGAGCGGGAAGGCTTTGGCCGCTGGCGCGACCGGCAGTACTTTGGACCGCGCCGTTGGTTCCAGGGCGGAAGAGAGGACGTGTGGGAAAAGGAAGCGGGTG aTTCCAAAAAGAAGGACTACTCGTCCGGCTACCCGCTGTGGGTGTCGGATGAGATGGAACCGTGGCCGGAGAAGGAGCACCCGGTGCGCTTCACCGAGATTGCTTCCCTGTACTCCGAGTTTATCGGCGTGACGGCGCGGGGCGAGCTGCACCAGTGGCGGTGGGCCGATGCCGAACCGTACCGCAGCAGTGACGCCGCGAGCGTGCACCATCCGAAGACGATACCGCTGAACTTGCTGTACGAAAAGGTGACGCACATATCGGCCACCCTGATTCGGTGCTCGGTGGCGACCGAGAGCGGCCGCATCGCGACCTGGATGGACGAGCTGCTCGGGTACGCGGGCAACAAGCTGGAGCACGTGGCCACCAACTATCCCGAGTTCGCGCTCGACCGAATAGTGTCGCTGCACACCTGCACCCTGTACACGGTGGCGCGCACCGAGAGCGGCGAGCTGTTCTGGTGGGGCGTGCTGCCCTTCGGCCAGCGCAAGCGCCTGTGGGACAAGTACCAGGCGAAGGCGAAGAAGCCGATCCGGCCGAGCGTGAACGCGCCGGAGGTGACCGTGGGCGCGCAGGTGTGCATGAAAAGCTGCCCGATGTACCAGCACGGTGCGATCGGGTTCACCATCTCGAACGGTGTGCCGAAGGTGGGCCAGCTGATGAACGCGGCCTGGGATTTGACCAAGGTGTGCCGGTTCAAGCTGCTCTCGATGTCGACGCTATCGCAGCAGCTCGCCGCCAGCACGCAGGGCGGAAGCACGGGCAGTGGTtccggcagtggtggtggtggcggtgggctCGGTTCAAGCTCCACGCCGGGCAGCTGTGGCATTGCCGGCTCGTTGGGCTCCGGTTCGAATGCGGGTGGAACTGGATCGCAGAATGCGTCCGCCGGTGTGGCCGGAGGATTAGGTGGACTGTTCGAAAAGGACTCCAAGGGTggaggtggtgctggtggggcGAGTGGTAGCTCCTCCGGGTCCGCGGGCGTTTCGTCCTCGAAACAGGGGGCCGGCAACAACAAGGAGTCGGCCGATCGGATCGAcatgccgccgccaccgtcgcCGGCTTCTAGCACGTGCAGCGACACCGGCAGCGTCACCAATTCCCACAAACGTCCCAAGCGCATGACGCTGAAGGAAGAGCCCGATCCGAAGAAGGACGAAGAGCAATGGTTGCTGAA GGACGTCATTTTCGTCGAAGACGTACGCTCCGTTCCGATTGGCCGCGTGCTGAAGGTGGACGGTGACTATGCGGCGGTAAAGTTTCCGCCCCCGCCCGGCGcgtcgaccagcagcagcagcggcagcaacagcaaggaCAAGTTTGACGACATCGAGGCGTGGCAGGACTGTCGCCTGCTGCGCAAGGACGACCTGCAGGTGATCAAATCGGCCGCGACGCCGCGCGTCCCGGACTGCTTTCAGAAGATACCGCGCCGCATCGTGCTCAATCCGAGCGCCGCCGCGTCGAGCGGCGGCAGCGATGCGGcagccggcggcggcggcggcacctCCCAGCTGCTTACGATCGCGGTCGATCCGAAGGGCATCCACGGCATCATGAAGACGGCCAACAACCGGCTGCACTACTCGCTGTTCAACCTGAACACGGGCCGGCAGGAGCAGGACAGTGCGTTCCCCACGGACATTGGCTCGTTTCTCGGCGCCTCGATGCAGGACGTGTCGCTGACCTGTGCCGGCGACAGCTCGGAcagcgtgctgctgctgcgcgacGGCAACAACACGATCTACCCGATGGCGAAGGATTGCATGGACGCGATACGGGACCCGAGCTGGCTGGACCTGCCGCCGATCAAGTGCATTGCGGCCGCCTCGCTCACGCTACCCTCCGTGGGCGTCAATCTGAAGTCGCAGGTGGCGCTGGTGGTGCTCGCaccggagcagcagctgctcatGGCGAAGATACTGCGCTGCGACATCGAGGGCGTCCGGCAGCTGCTCGCGCACATTGCGGCCGACGGGCCGGACCAGATGCGTGGCACGCTCGCAGCGATACTGGCCGAGCACACGGACGGCAATCGGAACATTATCCACGCCTGCATCAGCATGTGCTCGCCGACGTCGAACCGGGAGCCCGAGTTTGCCGCCAGCGGCTCGAACGGCAACGGCGGCGGGGGATCGTCGAACGGTGGAGGCTCCGCGGCCGGAGGCAACAACAGCGGGCTGGAGTCGATCAACGTCATAACCAACACGATGATTGGCAATCGGCCAGTTAGCATCAGGGAAATTATGCGTCGCAACGTCAGCAACCGGGAGCTGGAAAGCAGctccagtggtggtggtggtggtggcggcgccGGTGCGATCGTGTCGAACAACGTGCAAGGTGGGGGGTTGGCCGTGCCCGGTGCGGCTGGCAGTGGCGACGATCAGCAGCCGGTGATCGGTGGAAACTCGATGCCGGTCGTTTACTGGCCGCCGGAGTACGACCCAGCCAGCGGGGACGAGGACAGTCTCGGCGGGCTGAACAACGCTATgggcagccagcagcagcagcaggcaggtGGAGCCGCTGGTGGCAGCCAGCAGGCGGCCGCACTGTACACCGCGCAGAAATCGCTAGCCGCCATACCGGAAGCGTACGTGTCGGACGCGAACGAGCGGCGCCAGAATGCGCAGCtcgtgctgcagctgctgtgcGAGAGTCCGGTGCTGCAGCCGCACCTGCGCGCCCTCCTCAGCGCGAAGGATGCCCAGGGCCAGACGCCGTTCATGCTGGCGGTTACGTGCCGGGCGTACCAGGCCGGCCTGACCGTGTTCAAGGCGGTGCAGAAGATCGCCAACGGCGACGATGCCGTGCGCGACTCGATGATATTCCCGCCCGGCTCCTCGCCGGACCAGTCGCCGCTCGGGATACTGTGCTGCAACGATACGTGCTCGTTCACCTGGACCGGTGCGGACCACATCAATCAGGACATCTTCGAGTGTCGCACCTGCGGCCTGACCGGGTcgctctgctgctgcaccgaGTGCGCCAAGGTGTGCCACAAGGGTCACGACTGCAAGCTGAAGCGAACGTCGCCGACCGCGTACTGCGACTGCTGGGAAAAGTGCAAGTGCAAGGCGCTGATCGCGGGCAACCAGGCGAAGCGGCACGATCTGCTGTGCAAGATGGCGACCGAGACGGATCTGGTGACGCGGTTCAATTCGCGCGGCGAGTCGATCCTGCTGTTTCTCATCCAGACCGTCGGCCGGCAGATGGTGGAGCAGCGCCAGTACCGGGCGACGTCGCGCGTCCGCTCGACCTCGTCGGGCAATGCGCGCAAAACGCCCAACCTCGAGCCGGACAACGAAATGCCGGAGCACAATCTGGAGCCGCCGCGGTTCGCCCGCAAAGCGCTGGACCGGCTGCTCAACGACTGGCCGGCGGTGCGGGCAATGATCATGACGGGCGCGGAGAACGAGAAACCGATCGTACCGAACGCGAACCAGCAACCGTtctacgacgacgacaaccAGCAGGTGTATCTGCAGTCGCAGAGCGGCACCTCGCTGCTGGACAAGTTCACGCACAGCCTGATCGTGCGGTGCAGCAGCGATCCGCTGGAAAAGCTGCTGATGACGCTGGTGCACGAGCTGCAGAACGAGTCCATCCCGGGGCGGGCCGAGGAGGCCCAGAAGGTGGCACGCCGGTTCGTGCGGTCGGTGGCGCGCGTGTACGTCATCTTCAGCATCGAGCGGTTCCAGAACCCGGAGAAACAACGCAATTCGACCACCCAGACCAAGCATCTGCAGGCGTACCGGCGCGTGTTTACGGCGCTGTTCAAGTTTGCCATCGAGGAGCTGGTAGAGATAGCGGACGCGCTCATAACGCCGGTGCGGCTCGGTGTGGTGAAGCCCATTGCGCCGTTCAATCTGTCCTCTAACAATATCGAC AGCACCGACGAGCTGTTCTCGGTGGAACCGTTGGCACCGCCAACAAATCGCGCCAATGCGGGCGGAATTGCACAAATTGCCAACACGACCGCTAGTGTGCACCTGGGCGTCGATCCGCTCGATAGCGAACGCTCGTCGTCCGGGTTCATTTCGCGCATCAACATTCGGCTGGGCGACATCGAGGATAATAACGATGCGGACGCACTGGTGCAGGACGATGGGGAAACGTCCGAGCAGGAAGACATGGCCGAGCGGGAGCAACCGCCGCCAAGGCGCTCGTCCTCGCTGCGCCCGGTCGCGAGTGCCGCCTCGATGAATGCCGAGGATGAGTCGCAGGATCTGCTGCGAAGCGAGGAAAACGCGCAGGGCGAGAGCGACAACGAGTTCAACTTCCACGAGCCggaaaccgattccgattcggACGACAACCAGAGCACGCAGGACGCGCAGCGGAGCGTTCAAACCGGCGCGACGGCCGGCTCGGATACAG GGCTTAACTCACTGCTGTTCGACAACGAAGACGATTCCGGCGACTCGACCCAGCCGGACGACGAAGGTTCGGAGGACGGCGAAAGCGACGACCAGTCGACGGTGGACTTCAACCTGAACGACGATCAGCTCGAGCGGCGCCAAACGCCGGGCGGCAACCAGCGCAACAATCTCGCCCCACAGTCGATGCAGTGGGCCATACGGAGCCGCGAAACGACTGCCCCGGAGCGGGTGCGCCTGACCACCGGCAGCTCCAACATGGTGTTCATCGATCCGAGCTCGCTGCGCCGGTCGACGGCGGCCGTCACGACCGCGCAGCAGCAGGAATCGCCCACCATGACCACGACGGCCAGCGCCCTGGCCCGTGCGTTCGGCATCATACTGCGCCAAATTTCCGACCTGATCGGCATGCTGCCGACCAGCATTACCGGCTCGGCGTCCGTACTGGACGTGACCCACCAGGACGCGGTGCAGCTACAG ATGTATGTTGAGAAGCGGTTGAAGCTGACGTGGGAGTGGATACTGACCGTAATGGAAGCAACCGAGGCACAGTTGCGCTTCGGTGCGTCGTTGACTGATTCCACCGACCCCTCGCATCCGCTACATCCGCTCAACATTCCGACCTCGTCGAGCACTAGTGATGCAGCTCCTTCCGCTCTGATCGGTGTCACCG CAGGCAGAAGCAGAGCCACAATTAGCACGTTGGGCACAGCGACCACAGCGCGCAGCCTAGGATTTGCCGATAATGATCGCAGCGCGCGAGAAG GTGGTTCCTCGATGACGGCAGATTCGGAAGCTAGCCGACGCGACTTCCTCACCTACTGCCTTTCGCTGATGCGGGCGCACAACTCGGAGCATCGCGACTCCCTTCCCGTGCTGGACGTGACCGCCCTGCGGCACGTGGCGTACGTGCTCGATGCAATTCTGTTCTACATGCGCGCCACTAACGACTGCGACCTGGaccgcaccaccaccggctCGAACGTGTGGGACGATCAGgacgagaacgagaacgaagAGGCGGAAGAGGACATTACCAACTCGATCGTGATGGACAGCGACTCGGTCGACGAGGACGTGCTGAGCCGCCCGTCGCTCGGCCGCCGGCACTCCTTCTTCCAGCGGTCGGATTCAACGCTCTGTCTCGGCTGCCCGGCACCGGATCCGTTCAACACGCCGCTTACCGAAGCACTGCCTTTAGCGGACCAGCCGCACCGGCTGCAGCCGACCGCCAAGCGCGAGGATCTGTTCGGCATGCCCAAGTGGCCGATTACGCTGGCACCTGGCGGCAGTGGCACGCCGAATCCGAACACCGCTTGCTCGTCGGAGGGGGGTGCTTGTTCTGCGACCAACCTGGAGCTGCCCCCCGTTCGGTTGAGCCTGTCGTCCTCGATTCGGCATGaaatgagcagcagcagcagcggtagtggtgcTGCAGCGGCATCGGCGACAGCCACAGGAATCGTGATCGATCCAACGGAAGCACTGTACTCCgacgcgcagcagcagcagcagcagcagcagaaccagCCATCAACAACCGGGCAGGAAAGCAGCGTAGCGTTCATAAGCGGTGGCATCACACAATCCTCCTCACCACCGAACACGGACTCTCGTGTAAGGGTAGAAATTTCTCTTCCCGTAGGAATCTTCCAAGCTGCTGCGAGCGGTTCGGCGACGGTTGGCAATGGATCTTCCAACAAGCAGCAGGAAATGGACGCCAGTGGCAgtggcccagcagcagcagcagcagcgaaaagCGGCGGCGGTGAAACCCATTCACCGAAGCCGCCTCCACCGCCGCCCCCACCaagcggtggcagcagcagctccgggGCGGGCGGTAGTAGTGCCGCCGCCTCGTCCTCCGCCGCCTCCTTCTCCGAGGTCTACTACAAAAAGAGCCGGCTGTTCTATCTGAAGAGCAACAACAAGTACAGCGAAGAGTCCGACGTCGATGAAGTGAGTATCAGCTCGGATGAGCCGCAGGACTTGTCGCAATCGTCGATTAAAATCGATGTCGATACGGATCAGGATCACGATGAGCTGTCGGAGTCGGATTCGGAGGATTCGCGCCAGCACTCGTCGACGTCGACGGCCAAGCGCCAGAAGCTGGACGACGGCGGCAGCGATgcgggcggtggcggcgacGAAGCAACTGCCGCACTGTCGATGtcgcttcagcagcagcagcagcagggaagcgagcagcatcagcagcagcagacccctcagcagcagcagcagcagcagcaagaatcCGCGTCTGCGATTCGGCCCCCAATAATAGTCACGCGTAGAAAGGTGGCAACGACGGCCGCTGGCGGATCGGCATCACTGGATGGGTCCTCGGTTGTTCTAG GACAAGGATCCGGCGCTGCGGATGTAGCGATGCCTGGCGAGCAGCAAATCGTAGCGGTTGCTgcgtcttcctcctcctcgggACCGTCTGTTTCGTTCGCCAATCCGCTGGTAACGATCGGGAATGCACCTGCTGGAACGTCCCCCGGTAAAAGCGTTATTGTGCGAGCGGGACCATCATCCACG GTGTTTGCCGCGGGCACTATcggtggcagcggcagcagcagcaactcggTCGACCTGATACAATCGGCCGAAGCGATGGACATACAGGAGATATCCGCCCACGTGACGGTCGAAACGACGCCGAACGTGTTGCCGGCCGCACTGCAGCCGGAGATGCCGCCACGCGGCATCTATCTGCGCGGCTCGTCCGCCATGTCCTCCTCGATCCTGTCCGACATACTGCTGGGCCGGTGGCGCCTGTCGCTGATACTGTTTGCGCGCGTCTTCCTCGAAGACGTCGGCGTTGAGCCGGGCAGCGTCATCTACGAGCTGAACGGGTTCCCCGTGAAGGAGACCAAATTTCGGCGCTACATGGAGAAGCTGCGCTGCACCACGCAGAAAGACCTGACGCTGCTGAAGATGGAGCGCAACCGGGCGGCCCTGCTGACGCAGACGTTCAAGGAGCTGAACGGGCTGTACAACAACCGGCGCGTCCAGCAGCCGCTCGTGTTTAACCGGGTGAAGGTAACGTTCAAGGACGAGCCGGGCGAGGGTTCCGGCGTGGCGCGCAGCTTCTACACCGCCATCGCCGAGGCGCTGCTCGCGAACGAAAAGCTGCCCCCGCTCGATGCGGCCCAAACGCCGAGCAAGTACGGGGCCGGTCCGTTCAACAGCATGCTGCGGCACcgtggcagtggtggtggcggcagtGGCGGCAGTGCTGGCTCCTCAAACGCCGGTGCAGGCGTTGGGGGTGGAGTGGTcggtggcagtagcagcatACAGCAGGGAAGTGGCGCCGGTGGAAGCAGCAGCTCGCGCCGTGGCCTTTCCAGCAAGCAGCCGCTGTGGCGCCCGAACCGTGAATCTCGCAAAACGCTCAACTACGACGCCCGCCCGTTCCGGCCGGGCAATGAACAGGGTGCGgccggtggcggcggttcaTCGGGAGCTGGCAGCGGTGGTGGGGGTGCCAGCCCTCCCACCCTGCTGAACGTGGGCGACATCTTTTcggtccagcagcagcagctgggcgAGCGGCTCTATCCAAAGGTACAACAGCAGCATCCGAACAATGCGGCCAAGATTACGGGCATGCTGCTGGAGCTGCCACCAACGCAGGTGCTGCATCTGCTCGCCTCGGACGAGAATCTGCGCCAGCGCATCGGGGAGGCGGTCGAGATAATCGTGCAGCGCCAGCGGCTGGAAATGGACAACCTTTCCAACGGTGGCGCCAGCGGTCAGTCGGCAtcgacggcggcggcagcagcaggcacTGGCGGAGCAGCAGCGCAAGGAGTTTCGTCCTCGCTCGGTGGGTCCGTTTCGCTGGCGGGCAGCGGCAGTAGCGCCAGTGGATCATCCGGCACTTCCGGTGCCGCCGGCACCACGGGTGATCAAGGTGGTGTAGcgggcagtggtggtggcgttaccggtagcaacagcagcagcagtggcggcGGCTACGGCAGCATGGCAGGACAAGGCGGCGGCAGCACGCCGGCGCTGGCGAAAAAGTGTACCCcggtgttgctgctggaggATTGCCAGATGGACGCGCCGCTGTTCTACACGCCCGGCAAGCGCGGCTTCTACAGTCCCCGGCAGGGCTATCCTTCCAGCGAACGGATGAATGCGTTCCGCAATGTGGGCAG ATTGATTGGGCTGTGCTTGCTGCAGAACGAACTATTTCCGCTGTTCCTGCAACGGCACGTACTGAAGTTCATTCTCGGCCGGCAGATCCGCTTCCACGATCTGGCCTTCTTCGATCCGGTGGTGTACGAGTCGTTGCGCCAGCTGATCAAAGATTCGCAAACCAAAACAGGCATCAGCATACTGCAGAGCCTTGAAATCAACTTTGT GATTGACCTCATGGTGGAGGAAGGTTCCGGAACGGTCGAACTGGTACCGGGCGGACGCGATATTCAGGTGAACGAAAACAACGTGTACGACTATGTGCGCAAGTACGCGGAGTATCGGATGATAAAGACGCAAGAAAAGGCATTGGAA GCTATTCGCTCCGGCGTGTTTGACGTGCTGCCCGATACTGCGCTCGATCAGCTGACTGCCGAAGATTTGCGACTGCTGCTGAACGGTGTCGGCGACATACACGTGGCGACCCTCATCTCCTACACCGCGTTCAACGACGAATCGAACGAGCCGAGCGAGAAGCTCACCAAATTCAAGCGCTGGCTCTGGAACGTGGTCGAAAAGATGAGCAATCTGGAGCGGCAGGATTTG GTGTATTTCTGGACCGGTTCACCGGCGCTGCCCGCCTCGGAGGAAGGATTCCAGCCGATGCCATCGGTGACCATCCGCCCGGCGGACGATTCGCACCTGCCGACGGCCAACACCTGCATCTCCCGGCTGTACATACCGCTCTACTCCAGCAAAGCGGTCCTGCGGCACAAGCTCCTGCTAGCGATCAAGACAAAGAACTTTGGATTCGTGTAA